The following proteins are co-located in the Ictalurus punctatus breed USDA103 chromosome 14, Coco_2.0, whole genome shotgun sequence genome:
- the nfat5a gene encoding nuclear factor of activated T-cells 5a isoform X2: protein MSQKSGGEAGPLPSAAVASDAATACVVSSSPGGHSSASSCPSMHCATSAPEQSSRLHCLPVEVLGAEPGSTSGISGTAGNDGVGAAAHQSQMTPSKRRTVLNISPPPEDLLDDSRMSCQDEVALNPDSEQSGSIWMDDSVSNFSMLSSSSYNDNTEVPRKSRKRTPRQRPGSKPVARDESTMDVFDADSAKAPHFVLSQLGSEGKGSLKGSTLEVAGSQKGGILSTQYPQKSEGKELKILVQPETQHRARYLTEGSRGSVKDRTQQGFPTVKLEGVNEPVVLQVFVANDAGRVKPHGFYQACRVTGRNTTACKEVDIDGTTVIEVNLEPSNSMTLAVDCVGILKLRNADVEARIGVAGSKKKSTRARLAFRVNIPRPDGSVLTLQTLSSPILCTQPAGVPEILKKSLHTCSVTGGEEVFIIGKNFLKGTKVIFQELGTDDSSWQAEAEIDMELFHQNHLVVKVPPYHDLTVTSPVSVRISVLTNAGRTHELQPFTYTPQPEKVDVPVKSELSVTAKPCTFEEQINAMQTGTNSLNSTLMAPMISIVKREEVTPMEISTNSTTSNIFKPAEVLNSDQQILEITTILPTSSKSFPSPVSLPSVESQQSVPTMFAPPEPLTTIQKQDIPPTPSFQVSLSEDTTVLQPVPPQVPQQFLRETPETLSPEDNSPDGTGMVVVGMESRPPASQQPQVQTILPQDEVAQLERAVRELQEQQQLNSVLYDSNPSPENLQQHVQENMNSLRLGGNENTLTNQQQQQQEHNILHNLQQQHQKALVDLQHQQTVLNNLQQQQKVLVNFQQQTLGNLQQQQSHQKVLENLQHQKVLGDIQQQNSLVNIQHQKVLDNLQQQQQHQQNLEKLQQEQQHQEVLEQLQSELLQPQIPMQCTPSFPVPQDQMSEHQSTGQIDGSLSQPSDGFLQNSSPQPQQQALFQQARGLLTIQTSSFLQQPSSQTSPPQQLFQSHTPITDTQEPQTGLFGTSKATQVQPTLFPNTVTMLTSTNLSSEQQAPSTTLFISQGVLHSQITSNNSQNQQQQQIAFLTPMETSTSATQSVSLFQGQPQLSTPMEQHSSQSQQIPTPQQAALFQNITTISQSQGQQQPQPGLLFCATSVNPQDLPQTLLFSTQNQGPMGGNSLPQNIFQDQQPMQVVPMAGNITADNSTSQSTVSPSQSTQSPQILFPQASVVNVTQQDSTEPMSFQDETSVVGHSSASMPTTQPGLFQDQQLMQVVPSASNCASVPSADQGTVNIFLPQAAISALQSGVGSQELPQTATGTAIFSGQSGVTLGGLQSSSAASSQQTPDSLFQTALGGTLNQPGQPGQTGLFIFEIPTECGPLLTPPGPALTDQLVTMGHPRSDHNQNQLQSSAQIHSLLDQSSSLSEKIDELLEQFEEQGKMLPRDFLEQ from the exons ATGAGTCAGAAGAGTGGTGGAGAGGCAGGCCCTCTTCCCTCTGCTGCCGTGGCCTCAG ATGCAGCCACCGCCTGTGTTGTTTCATCCTCCCCTGGAGGGCACAGCAGTGCTTCTTCCTGTCCCAGCATGCACTGTGCTACTTCAGCTCCAGAGCAGTCTTCCAGGCTCCACTGTCTCCCTGTCGAGGTGCTGGGAGCGGAGCCTGGTTCGACTTCTGGTATCAGTGGGACTGCTGGGAACGATGGTGTCGGAGCAGCAGCCCATCAGAGCCAGATGACACCCTCAAAGCGACGCACTGTACTCAACATCTCTCCACCTCCAGAAGACCTGCTGGACGACAGCCGCATGTCCTGCCAGGACGAGGTAGCGCTCAACCCAGACTCTGAGCAGAGTGGCAGCATATGGATGGACGACTCTGTTTCAAACTTTAGCATGCTGAGCAGCAGTTCATATAACGATAACACTGAGGTTCCTCGGAAATCTCGTAAGCGAACACCCCGCCAGAGGCCAGGCTCGAAGCCTGTGGCCAGGGATGAATCAACCATGGATGTGTTTGACGCTGACAGCGCTAAAGCTCCACACTTTGTACTTTCACAGCTCGGTTCTGAAGGAAAGGGCAGTCTCAAAGGGAG TACTCTGGAGGTGGCTGGCAGTCAGAAAGGTGGAATTCTTTCAACACAGTATCCACAAAAGAGTGAGGGGAAAGAATTAAAGATTCTGGTACAGCCTGAAACACAACACCGTGCACGATACCTTACAGAGGGCAGCAGAGGATCTGTCAAAGACCGTACACAGCAAGGCTTCCCCACCGTCAAA CTAGAAGGTGTGAATGAACCAGTTGTTCTCCAAGTGTTTGTGGCTAATGATGCTGGGCGAGTAAAACCACATGGCTTCTATCAAGCATGTAGAGTGACCGGACGTAACACGACGGCCTGTAAAGAAGTGGATATTGATGGGACCACGGTTATTGAAGTGAACCTTGAGCCGAGCAACTCCATGACTTTAGC GGTGGACTGTGTTGGGATATTGAAATTGAGGAATGCAGATGTTGAAGCCAGAATAGGAGTGGCTGGCTCTAAAAAGAAAAGTACGAGGGCTCGTTTAGCATTCAGGGTTAACATCCCTAGACCAGACGGCTCTGTCCTCACACTGCAGACCCTTTCTTCACCAATCCTCTGTA CCCAACCTGCTGGAGTGCCTGAAATTCTCAAAAAGAGTCTTCATACCTGCTCGGTGACTGGAGGAGAGGAGGTCTTCATTATTGGCAAGAACTTCCTTAAGGGAACTAAAGTTATTTTTCAGGAACTTGGCACAG ATGATAGCTCATGGCAGGCTGAAGCAGAGATTGACATGGAACTTTTCCATCAA AATCACCTAGTGGTAAAGGTGCCTCCTTATCATGACCTGACGGTGACCTCACCTGTATCAGTTAGAATCTCTGTGTTAACAAATGCAGGAAGAACACATGAGCTCCAGCCTTTCACCTATACTCCTCAGCCAG AAAAAGTTGATGTTCCTGTGAAGTCAGAGCTGTCAGTAACAGCCAAGCCTTGCACGTTTGAAGAGCAGATAAATG CAATGCAAACTGGCACCAATAGTCTTAACAGTACATTGATGGCCCCAATGATCTCCATAGTCAAAAGGGAAGAAGTAACCCCAATGGAAATCTCTACCAACTCTACGACGTCTAACATTTTTAAG CCTGCAGAGGTCCTTAATTCAGACCAACAGATTTTGGAAATAACCACCATCCTTCCTACTAGCAGCAAATCCTTTCCTAGCCCTGTGTCTCTGCCATCTGTTGAATCTCAACAATCAGTGCCAACAATGTTTGCACCTCCAGAGCCCCTTACGACAATTCAGAAACAGGATATACCCCCTACACCATCCTTTCAAGTCTCCTTGTCAGAAGACACCACAGTTCTTCAGCCTGTGCCCCCACAGGTCCCTCAGCAGTTCTTGAGGGAAACCCCTGAGACTTTGTCTCCAGAAGACAACAGTCCAGATGGCACAGGAATGGTGGTAGTGGGGATGGAGTCTAGGCCTCCCGCTTCCCAGCAACCCCAGGTCCAGACCATTTTACCTCAAGATGAGGTAGCACAGCTGGAAAGAGCTGTTAGGGAGTTGCAAGAACAACAGCAACTCAATTCTGTGCTTTATGATTCAAACCCTTCTCCTGAAAACCTCCAGCAACATGTCCAGGAAAACATGAACAGTTTAAGGCTGGGTGGCAATGAGAACACGTTGACCaatcaacagcagcagcaacaagaACACAATATACTGCATAATCTGCAGCAACAGCATCAGAAAGCTCTAGTTGATCTGCAGCATCAACAAACAGTCTTGAACAATCTGCAACAGCAACAAAAGGTCTTGGTGAACTTTCAGCAACAAACTCTTGGAAATCTGCAACAACAACAGTCACATCAGAAAGTTCTGGAAAACCTGCAGCACCAGAAGGTTCTTGGGGACATTCAGCAACAAAACTCTTTGGTGAATATTCAGCATCAGAAAGTACTTGATAATCTgcaacagcaacagcagcatCAGCAGAATCTAGAGAAACTTCAACAAGAGCAACAACATCAAGAGGTCTTGGAACAGTTGCAATCAGAACTCTTACAGCCACAGATTCCCATGCAGTGCACACCGAGTTTCCCTGTACCACAGGATCAAATGTCTGAGCATCAAAGCACCGGACAGATAGATGGCTCCTTGTCACAGCCATCTGATGGTTTTCTCCAGAAttcatccccacagccacagcAGCAAGCACTTTTTCAACAGGCCAGGGGGCTACTGACTATTCAGACATCCAGCTTTCTTCAGCAGCCATCCTCCCAAACCTCACCTCCCCAGCAGCTGTTTCAGAGTCATACACCTATTACAGACACACAAGAACCACAGACAGGGCTTTTTGGTACTTCGAAAGCGACCCAGGTTCAACCTACTTTATTTCCCAATACAGTGACGATGCTGACAAGCACTAACTTATCTTCTGAGCAACAGGCTCCCTCAACTACCCTGTTCATTTCTCAGGGTGTCCTGCATAGCCAAATAACATCCAACAATTCTCAAaatcaacaacagcaacaaatcGCTTTTCTCACTCCCATGGAAACGTCAACCTCAGCAACCCAATCAGTGTCACTTTTTCAGGGACAACCCCAGTTGTCCACTCCAATGGAACAGCACTCTTCCCAGTCTCAGCAAATACCAACACCTCAGCAAGCTGCACTATTCCAGAATATTACTACAATATCCCAAAGTCAGGGCCAGCAGCAACCACAGCCTGGCTTACTGTTCTGTGCTACTTCTGTTAACCCTCAAGACCTCCCTCAGACTCTCCTGTTCAGTACCCAGAACCAGGGTCCAATGGGTGGCAACTCACTGCCGCAAAACATCTTTCAGGACCAGCAACCCATGCAGGTTGTCCCGATGGCTGGTAATATTACAGCAGACAACTCCACAAGTCAATCTACAGTCTCTCCATCACAATCAACACAAAGTCCACAGATTCTTTTTCCCCAAGCTAGTGTGGTGAACGTGACTCAGCAAGATTCAACCGAACCGATGTCTTTTCAAGATGAGACCTCTGTTGTGGGTCACTCGTCTGCCAGCATGCCTACAACCCAGCCAGGACTCTTTCAGGACCAGCAGCTTATGCAGGTTGTCCCAAGTGCTAGCAACTGTGCCTCTGTCCCTTCCGCAGACCAGGGCACCGTTAATATTTTTTTGCCACAGGCAGCCATTTCAGCACTCCAAAGTGGTGTGGGCTCTCAAGAGTTACCTCAGACTGCTACAGGAACTGCCATTTTTAGTGGGCAGAGTGGAGTGACACTCGGAGGGTTGCAGAGCTCCTCGGCCGCATCCAGTCAACAGACTCCAGATTCGCTTTTTCAGACCGCTTTAGGGGGAACCCTGAACCAGCCTGGACAGCCAGGACAAACAGGcctatttatttttgaaatccCCACTG AATGTGGTCCGTTATTAACCCCTCCTGGTCCTGCGTTGACGGACCAACTTGTCACCATGGGGCATCCTAGATCAGATCACAACCAGAATCAGCTTCAGTCCAGTGCACAGATTCATAGTTTACTAGACCAGTCCAGCAGCCTCAGCGAGAAGATTGATGAACTACTAGAGCAGTTTGAGGAACAAGGGAAGATGCTTCCTAGGGACTTCTTAGAacagtaa
- the nfat5a gene encoding nuclear factor of activated T-cells 5a isoform X1 → MPSDFIALLNTDIDLSSPRSLYSKESVYDLLPKELQLPLASQDSHSMSQKSGGEAGPLPSAAVASDAATACVVSSSPGGHSSASSCPSMHCATSAPEQSSRLHCLPVEVLGAEPGSTSGISGTAGNDGVGAAAHQSQMTPSKRRTVLNISPPPEDLLDDSRMSCQDEVALNPDSEQSGSIWMDDSVSNFSMLSSSSYNDNTEVPRKSRKRTPRQRPGSKPVARDESTMDVFDADSAKAPHFVLSQLGSEGKGSLKGSTLEVAGSQKGGILSTQYPQKSEGKELKILVQPETQHRARYLTEGSRGSVKDRTQQGFPTVKLEGVNEPVVLQVFVANDAGRVKPHGFYQACRVTGRNTTACKEVDIDGTTVIEVNLEPSNSMTLAVDCVGILKLRNADVEARIGVAGSKKKSTRARLAFRVNIPRPDGSVLTLQTLSSPILCTQPAGVPEILKKSLHTCSVTGGEEVFIIGKNFLKGTKVIFQELGTDDSSWQAEAEIDMELFHQNHLVVKVPPYHDLTVTSPVSVRISVLTNAGRTHELQPFTYTPQPEKVDVPVKSELSVTAKPCTFEEQINAMQTGTNSLNSTLMAPMISIVKREEVTPMEISTNSTTSNIFKPAEVLNSDQQILEITTILPTSSKSFPSPVSLPSVESQQSVPTMFAPPEPLTTIQKQDIPPTPSFQVSLSEDTTVLQPVPPQVPQQFLRETPETLSPEDNSPDGTGMVVVGMESRPPASQQPQVQTILPQDEVAQLERAVRELQEQQQLNSVLYDSNPSPENLQQHVQENMNSLRLGGNENTLTNQQQQQQEHNILHNLQQQHQKALVDLQHQQTVLNNLQQQQKVLVNFQQQTLGNLQQQQSHQKVLENLQHQKVLGDIQQQNSLVNIQHQKVLDNLQQQQQHQQNLEKLQQEQQHQEVLEQLQSELLQPQIPMQCTPSFPVPQDQMSEHQSTGQIDGSLSQPSDGFLQNSSPQPQQQALFQQARGLLTIQTSSFLQQPSSQTSPPQQLFQSHTPITDTQEPQTGLFGTSKATQVQPTLFPNTVTMLTSTNLSSEQQAPSTTLFISQGVLHSQITSNNSQNQQQQQIAFLTPMETSTSATQSVSLFQGQPQLSTPMEQHSSQSQQIPTPQQAALFQNITTISQSQGQQQPQPGLLFCATSVNPQDLPQTLLFSTQNQGPMGGNSLPQNIFQDQQPMQVVPMAGNITADNSTSQSTVSPSQSTQSPQILFPQASVVNVTQQDSTEPMSFQDETSVVGHSSASMPTTQPGLFQDQQLMQVVPSASNCASVPSADQGTVNIFLPQAAISALQSGVGSQELPQTATGTAIFSGQSGVTLGGLQSSSAASSQQTPDSLFQTALGGTLNQPGQPGQTGLFIFEIPTECGPLLTPPGPALTDQLVTMGHPRSDHNQNQLQSSAQIHSLLDQSSSLSEKIDELLEQFEEQGKMLPRDFLEQ, encoded by the exons ATGCCCTCTGATTTCATAGCGCTTCTAAACACGGATATCGACCTCAGTTCACCCAGATCTCTGTATTCCAAAG AGTCAGTGTATGACCTCCTGCCTAAAGAACTTCAGCTTCCTCTAGCCTCACAGGACAGCCACAGCATGAGTCAGAAGAGTGGTGGAGAGGCAGGCCCTCTTCCCTCTGCTGCCGTGGCCTCAG ATGCAGCCACCGCCTGTGTTGTTTCATCCTCCCCTGGAGGGCACAGCAGTGCTTCTTCCTGTCCCAGCATGCACTGTGCTACTTCAGCTCCAGAGCAGTCTTCCAGGCTCCACTGTCTCCCTGTCGAGGTGCTGGGAGCGGAGCCTGGTTCGACTTCTGGTATCAGTGGGACTGCTGGGAACGATGGTGTCGGAGCAGCAGCCCATCAGAGCCAGATGACACCCTCAAAGCGACGCACTGTACTCAACATCTCTCCACCTCCAGAAGACCTGCTGGACGACAGCCGCATGTCCTGCCAGGACGAGGTAGCGCTCAACCCAGACTCTGAGCAGAGTGGCAGCATATGGATGGACGACTCTGTTTCAAACTTTAGCATGCTGAGCAGCAGTTCATATAACGATAACACTGAGGTTCCTCGGAAATCTCGTAAGCGAACACCCCGCCAGAGGCCAGGCTCGAAGCCTGTGGCCAGGGATGAATCAACCATGGATGTGTTTGACGCTGACAGCGCTAAAGCTCCACACTTTGTACTTTCACAGCTCGGTTCTGAAGGAAAGGGCAGTCTCAAAGGGAG TACTCTGGAGGTGGCTGGCAGTCAGAAAGGTGGAATTCTTTCAACACAGTATCCACAAAAGAGTGAGGGGAAAGAATTAAAGATTCTGGTACAGCCTGAAACACAACACCGTGCACGATACCTTACAGAGGGCAGCAGAGGATCTGTCAAAGACCGTACACAGCAAGGCTTCCCCACCGTCAAA CTAGAAGGTGTGAATGAACCAGTTGTTCTCCAAGTGTTTGTGGCTAATGATGCTGGGCGAGTAAAACCACATGGCTTCTATCAAGCATGTAGAGTGACCGGACGTAACACGACGGCCTGTAAAGAAGTGGATATTGATGGGACCACGGTTATTGAAGTGAACCTTGAGCCGAGCAACTCCATGACTTTAGC GGTGGACTGTGTTGGGATATTGAAATTGAGGAATGCAGATGTTGAAGCCAGAATAGGAGTGGCTGGCTCTAAAAAGAAAAGTACGAGGGCTCGTTTAGCATTCAGGGTTAACATCCCTAGACCAGACGGCTCTGTCCTCACACTGCAGACCCTTTCTTCACCAATCCTCTGTA CCCAACCTGCTGGAGTGCCTGAAATTCTCAAAAAGAGTCTTCATACCTGCTCGGTGACTGGAGGAGAGGAGGTCTTCATTATTGGCAAGAACTTCCTTAAGGGAACTAAAGTTATTTTTCAGGAACTTGGCACAG ATGATAGCTCATGGCAGGCTGAAGCAGAGATTGACATGGAACTTTTCCATCAA AATCACCTAGTGGTAAAGGTGCCTCCTTATCATGACCTGACGGTGACCTCACCTGTATCAGTTAGAATCTCTGTGTTAACAAATGCAGGAAGAACACATGAGCTCCAGCCTTTCACCTATACTCCTCAGCCAG AAAAAGTTGATGTTCCTGTGAAGTCAGAGCTGTCAGTAACAGCCAAGCCTTGCACGTTTGAAGAGCAGATAAATG CAATGCAAACTGGCACCAATAGTCTTAACAGTACATTGATGGCCCCAATGATCTCCATAGTCAAAAGGGAAGAAGTAACCCCAATGGAAATCTCTACCAACTCTACGACGTCTAACATTTTTAAG CCTGCAGAGGTCCTTAATTCAGACCAACAGATTTTGGAAATAACCACCATCCTTCCTACTAGCAGCAAATCCTTTCCTAGCCCTGTGTCTCTGCCATCTGTTGAATCTCAACAATCAGTGCCAACAATGTTTGCACCTCCAGAGCCCCTTACGACAATTCAGAAACAGGATATACCCCCTACACCATCCTTTCAAGTCTCCTTGTCAGAAGACACCACAGTTCTTCAGCCTGTGCCCCCACAGGTCCCTCAGCAGTTCTTGAGGGAAACCCCTGAGACTTTGTCTCCAGAAGACAACAGTCCAGATGGCACAGGAATGGTGGTAGTGGGGATGGAGTCTAGGCCTCCCGCTTCCCAGCAACCCCAGGTCCAGACCATTTTACCTCAAGATGAGGTAGCACAGCTGGAAAGAGCTGTTAGGGAGTTGCAAGAACAACAGCAACTCAATTCTGTGCTTTATGATTCAAACCCTTCTCCTGAAAACCTCCAGCAACATGTCCAGGAAAACATGAACAGTTTAAGGCTGGGTGGCAATGAGAACACGTTGACCaatcaacagcagcagcaacaagaACACAATATACTGCATAATCTGCAGCAACAGCATCAGAAAGCTCTAGTTGATCTGCAGCATCAACAAACAGTCTTGAACAATCTGCAACAGCAACAAAAGGTCTTGGTGAACTTTCAGCAACAAACTCTTGGAAATCTGCAACAACAACAGTCACATCAGAAAGTTCTGGAAAACCTGCAGCACCAGAAGGTTCTTGGGGACATTCAGCAACAAAACTCTTTGGTGAATATTCAGCATCAGAAAGTACTTGATAATCTgcaacagcaacagcagcatCAGCAGAATCTAGAGAAACTTCAACAAGAGCAACAACATCAAGAGGTCTTGGAACAGTTGCAATCAGAACTCTTACAGCCACAGATTCCCATGCAGTGCACACCGAGTTTCCCTGTACCACAGGATCAAATGTCTGAGCATCAAAGCACCGGACAGATAGATGGCTCCTTGTCACAGCCATCTGATGGTTTTCTCCAGAAttcatccccacagccacagcAGCAAGCACTTTTTCAACAGGCCAGGGGGCTACTGACTATTCAGACATCCAGCTTTCTTCAGCAGCCATCCTCCCAAACCTCACCTCCCCAGCAGCTGTTTCAGAGTCATACACCTATTACAGACACACAAGAACCACAGACAGGGCTTTTTGGTACTTCGAAAGCGACCCAGGTTCAACCTACTTTATTTCCCAATACAGTGACGATGCTGACAAGCACTAACTTATCTTCTGAGCAACAGGCTCCCTCAACTACCCTGTTCATTTCTCAGGGTGTCCTGCATAGCCAAATAACATCCAACAATTCTCAAaatcaacaacagcaacaaatcGCTTTTCTCACTCCCATGGAAACGTCAACCTCAGCAACCCAATCAGTGTCACTTTTTCAGGGACAACCCCAGTTGTCCACTCCAATGGAACAGCACTCTTCCCAGTCTCAGCAAATACCAACACCTCAGCAAGCTGCACTATTCCAGAATATTACTACAATATCCCAAAGTCAGGGCCAGCAGCAACCACAGCCTGGCTTACTGTTCTGTGCTACTTCTGTTAACCCTCAAGACCTCCCTCAGACTCTCCTGTTCAGTACCCAGAACCAGGGTCCAATGGGTGGCAACTCACTGCCGCAAAACATCTTTCAGGACCAGCAACCCATGCAGGTTGTCCCGATGGCTGGTAATATTACAGCAGACAACTCCACAAGTCAATCTACAGTCTCTCCATCACAATCAACACAAAGTCCACAGATTCTTTTTCCCCAAGCTAGTGTGGTGAACGTGACTCAGCAAGATTCAACCGAACCGATGTCTTTTCAAGATGAGACCTCTGTTGTGGGTCACTCGTCTGCCAGCATGCCTACAACCCAGCCAGGACTCTTTCAGGACCAGCAGCTTATGCAGGTTGTCCCAAGTGCTAGCAACTGTGCCTCTGTCCCTTCCGCAGACCAGGGCACCGTTAATATTTTTTTGCCACAGGCAGCCATTTCAGCACTCCAAAGTGGTGTGGGCTCTCAAGAGTTACCTCAGACTGCTACAGGAACTGCCATTTTTAGTGGGCAGAGTGGAGTGACACTCGGAGGGTTGCAGAGCTCCTCGGCCGCATCCAGTCAACAGACTCCAGATTCGCTTTTTCAGACCGCTTTAGGGGGAACCCTGAACCAGCCTGGACAGCCAGGACAAACAGGcctatttatttttgaaatccCCACTG AATGTGGTCCGTTATTAACCCCTCCTGGTCCTGCGTTGACGGACCAACTTGTCACCATGGGGCATCCTAGATCAGATCACAACCAGAATCAGCTTCAGTCCAGTGCACAGATTCATAGTTTACTAGACCAGTCCAGCAGCCTCAGCGAGAAGATTGATGAACTACTAGAGCAGTTTGAGGAACAAGGGAAGATGCTTCCTAGGGACTTCTTAGAacagtaa